The Macadamia integrifolia cultivar HAES 741 chromosome 3, SCU_Mint_v3, whole genome shotgun sequence genome segment GAAAGATCGAAACTCATTACCCAAAAAACGTAAATGGGTCATCATGGGTAGTGTTCTCCATGGAGTAACTTTTTTCTATCAAACGAAGAAAAAATTGATTATAGCAAATTTGAAgttagggagaaagaacaccCAACCACGGGTTGAAATCATCTGCAATAtaatggttcagatctgatacaactaataaaacattaaatgaatatacatttaaatcagatctaagccattgcattggtatcaatactcGTATCATTCCTGAAGATGATATTTCATGAAATtgtacagacgatttttttccaccaACCATGCTCTTTAAACCCAAAAAGAGAACCTGTGATAACAACCAGAACCCAGAACTCCAATTGAGCTTAGGAAGCTACTTGGTCTGTACCTGTGATCATCTCATCGTGCTTTAAGGTGGATTGGCGGATTTTGATTTGAGATTTTCGTTTACAGAAAGAAATATTATAACTTCGAAATAAAGTACTTTGCCATCcaatatttttcccaaatatGTAAAATCCTCCCGAGGCAATCTTCCTTTCCCAGGGATGATAGTGAGTGAACCAGGTTAAATAAACCCTCCTTGTTTTTGCTTGTAAGTAGCAAAAGTAGAGTGGAAATTGCCATTCCTTCAAACCACCACAAATATATGCTTACATGGCTAAAATCTTAATACttcaagaagaaaataattacaTCTCTACTGTATTAGACTGCTGCAGAAAAGGTAAGAGGGAAAATTACATAATAGCAACTAAACCCTGGCCAACCAAGAAAAAACCAGTAGACCAGGATGGAGAGATGAGACATATTAACATGAACTCCTTATAACCCACTAAACTGAACCTAACCAGACTCCCCTAGCAAGCTCTGCAAATCTCAAAAATTCATTGCAGTAGCTACCGGAGATACCAATGTTGATTCTTCATACCCATgaacaaaaaacagaaattattGAAAAGTACCCACCTAACTAAGATAAGGAAACAAGAtcccaaataaaaaagagggaCGATGCcaatacaaaagaaaatttaggACAAGATAGCTTCCCAATCGATCTCCCATGATGGATACTTCCGCAAAATGAAGTTCTCCGACTCATCCCATGGTGGCTCGTTGAAATCTGGGAACTTGAAATCAGATTCAGGTGAAGAAGAGCCCGCAGACTCCTCAGTCTCTGTCGACGATGGCGATGATGCATCCTCCACCTTACAATCTTTCATTCCCAGAAAACCCACTTCGCCTTCCGATGATGTATCCAAACCCATATTCGGCTGAGGCACAGTTGTTACTGTCGAGCTCGCTTGTGACTGCGACTGCCCATCAATCTCCTCCTTCGGCTCAGAAGCGAACGCAGGCTTCCCTGCTTTCCCCTGTTTCTGCGAACTAGCCAGGCTTTGACAAATAGCCTGAAGCTTTGCATCAACGGAGGATTGCAAGGGCTGGTAATCGCCGAACTCCCCTCCAACATTTAATTGGTGTCGGAGATCGGGAAAGTTAAGCCTCGCGAACTCTCCTCTGAGCTTGTAAGCAGCCTTATCGTAGGCCAAAGCCGCATCCTCAGCTGTGTCGAAAGTGCCTAGCCAAAGCCGAGTACGGTTCTTAGGTAGCCGGATCTCTGCAACCCATTTCCCCCAATGCCTTTGTCTTACCCCTCTGTAGAGCTTCGTGGGTTTTGCTAATGAACCACCCACTTGCTTCATCGGGATTGCTTTCGGGCCGAGGAAATTCAGGGTACGTTGTTGCTGCGACTGATACTGCCTGAGCCTCTGGTTCTGGATGGAAGCAGCAGCCATGGCAGCCATCTGTTGCTGTTGATGTTGGAACTGGATCTGGGCTTGAATCTGCTGAACTTGTGAAGGGTTGAGGTGATTTAGCCCTATTGATGAACCTGATTGCTCTGGACCAAACTGGCCTTCGATCGAGAACCCTGGAGAAAACATTTGGGTAGTCGATGTCGAGCAAGAATCAGGGTAAAACTGGGGTTGAGAAGAGAAAGAGCAGAAggggtaagaagaagaagaaggagtaggagatgaagaagaagttgaaggagttgcagaggaAGCAGATGAAGCACTGTTGATATAAGGCTCCAGTGCTTTCATGAGCTCCTCTCTGAAGGGATCTGATAATACAGGTCTATTACTGTAGATATCTATAGCTGCTGCCATGACTTCTGAATCAAGCAAATAAGAGAAAAAGCAAGattgctaccaaaaaaaaaaaaagcacacctGTTTCTTAACAAAACCAAAGAACAGGCAAAGgtttcagaaaaaaagaaaccgaaatttgaaaccctaaaataaaaaaagctttCTTTTCTACAAGTATCTTCTAAAACCTAGAACCATTAATCAACCTGAGGGACAGAAAAACAACCCTCTCAGTtaagaaaattcaaagaaaaatctACAACAGGTACAgaaaaaaatcgaaaaaaaaCTGGATCTCTATTCTGAACCACCTGGCTTCCGAAAAAACTTTTTCaaagtttgttttttttttaattctttgaaaatccaaaaaaatacaaacccaaaaaccaaatctTGAAAGACAGATGATGACAGAAAGGGATACAGAGAAGCGGGAATtagaagagggggaaaaaaagaagagaagaagacgatCAAACTCCAAAAGCCTCTGAAGAAGTAAGCAGAGAAAATCCTCACAATCACtcaattattttccttttttctttctacaaTTTCTGTAATCTCTCGTCACTGTCCTTATATAggcctctcttctctctctagaAACTCTCTGAGAACTCGCTACCCTCACTTCCTCCCTTAtttactctttctctctcttcctgtcAACTCCATTTCAGTGACATCAGAGTTCGTCAATATAAAACGCTCTATCCAATGGTGCATCAACACGTATAAACCTCGGTGAAGTTCACGGACACCTGTCCAGCTCGAAACCGACAGATGTCCTTAAATCAATACGTGGAGCATTTTTATTCGCTAAAATACTTGTTGACCAATTTTTATACTGTACCCCGGTTGTATGACCTAAATGACCTTCTAGGCACGCTTGGTCTTACACCGCAAAAATACATTtatgaaaaagaatgaaattatATATCTTACTAGATCGGGCAAATACCCGAGTGGATAGAAGATCCGAACACTAACACTTTGTAATTGGCTAAACCCTAATCTGTCCCATCTATTAATAAACAGTTTAGGATCTTAGGTTTGGATTTTGGAATCGATTAGATAAATGGGTCTGTTCTCATTTTGACCCTTTAGAACCAAAACCAATTTGCCATGAACCAGACCGATTTAAAATCATGGATCATAGAGCCTTACcaaagggtgttaatcagttcggtttgatttggtttacaTTCATTTGactgaaatcaaaatcgcaCCATTTATAAACAATTGTACTTTTTGAAttcgcaaccatttagtaaacgatttCGATTCCACGGTTTACATATGGTGTcgattttaaatgattttggtcGTGGTTTATTCTATACGATTTCTAAATGGTTATCAATCGGTTTACTAATTTATTTGCATGCTTACTAAATTTTGCTTTTGTTAataaacgcttcaatcttgtatcaaattaaattagaCATTGGACAAGTaatgatttaactacataataagaataaattattgaatagactgatGGACAATCTCTATAGTCTTTAATTCTTCCTTAAATTGaaccattatgttttattaaaacaaccaaatatttaatagtTATACGGGTTAATCGGATCGTTTTTGACAATTTAAACGATTAGGTTTTTgtggtgtcaattcggtttaaaaccaatgggttaaacggttaaaaccaccccaacccaaccccgtTTAACTAATCgatcttaaacttgaaattagaaccaaatcatttactaaacagttttgcGATTTTGATGTATACGGCTTGATTCGATTTcagtaaacggttttgatttcaacttCACATCCTTAGTCTTACCTTTGTACAAATATTGGGTCCGAATGAACTGTCATgtgatagaattttttttatttttgatacaTATTCAAACCAAAAAAGATAACCTTCctgaataataaaatatttaatttttaatatatctTCAAACCAAAGAAATAAGAAACTTCACAATCTCTTTACCCGATCACTTTTCCACACTTGATATCTAATTGAGAGTCTCAATTTGTATGATCATTTTTCCACCCTAGATATCCAAACATCATCAAATTATTATGTTTTATGAAAAATTGTAAAATTCTCATGCGATATTCATTTTCACCACACTAACTCCTCACAACGCAAATAGTGCTTAGGgaacagattaaaaaaaaaaaaaaatgaggtaaATTTATGATTAGGTTGCGGGTCGGAGCTCCAAAaccatctctccctctctctctctctctctctctctctctcgcttcaAGAACAAAAGATGATGCAACAAATGTGAAATCTGCTTAAATTATGCGGCATCCAATCAAAGGATAGCCATGCGGAGGAAGTATCTTGAAGCGTTTGTTTCGTGGGCCCAAACACTTTGGTCACCTAAGTTTACGGCAGGTTGTGTGCTGCATCATTTCAATTGAGAATGATATGTTTATTGACCATCATTATCACATGCAACTCTCAATTTAAATGATCGATACTGATACGTATCGGTTTAAATCGAATCGTATAAACtgatataaaattaaaatatcaattttttcaacaaaaataCAGATATTTACAGACTGTGTCGGCTGATCTATATCAATTAGGTATCAATAGCAATCATAGTTAACATTGATATGATTCGATCCGATCCaatccgatccgatccgatccgatccaATTCAATCCGATATTAATACTTAAAACCAGACCAGAGAGATAAAGTGGAAATGGGAAGTCTCTAgactttttcttttggattagTGTTTCTCATCATTTAAGTCTTCATTAATATAATTAGGTGAATTAATAGTATAATCATATGGTACGATTAATTTTAGTGGGGGTTTTGTGGGGAAGTGGGGGAGCCTTATCCGAACTAATCCCCAACGATATCAATCTAATCTCGGCCTTTAATTGGGACATAATTAAATGAAGTTACAACTGAAGATATTTAAGGTTTCTGCTATCGGTTAATGTGGTTTGTGTGTGTGGTGTGCATGTGGCTCAAAGCTAGCCGATGAACCATCATGATTGCTTCAACAAGTGACCACTTGACTGAAGCAAATTCCGCCTATCCACTTAAATAGTAGATGCATAGATGGAATCGTGCACTTATTCACATAATCCCTAATTCACTCTAGCAATCTGAGTAATTCACGGATGAGTAAATTCCGATCATATTAATAATAGGGGAGAAAGAGCATCATTCATCTAGTATTCTCCATGGCTAGACAGAGTTGAGTGTAAAAAGGTCCAATTGTCCTTGTATGCGTTGAGTATTTTTACGCCTAGTCATGACTAGGAATAGAGGGTGTGGGCAGACATTGTTCCCTCACCCTAATAATAATTAGAAAATAACGCTATTCGTCCTGAGGTGGCAAAATCCACCCTACCCCCTCTTATTGAATGTCGTGACGCCCGCTCCTATTGGCCACACTCTAGTACAAGGGCCACACGATCAAGTAATGTTCTCTTTATGTACTTAGTAATAAAGGAACTACTGAGCTATATTTATTACAAACTATTAAACCACTAATGTTATATCAAGAAGAGTTGGGGTTAGTCTTAGGTGGATCCAAGTGTTCAACTATAAACCATCTTTGGATTTATGGTAGACGTAATTGTTTAGGCCCTCTTtagtatcatttttattttttattttatttttgttcacaaaaatggttttggctgcatttggtataatttatggagcttgtttatatttaaaaaaaattggtaaaacataaaaataaaaaagatatcaaaaatcatttatgtgttttgaccaaaattgattttcagttattctTATGCTGAACTTTAATGAACACGTGCTTAAAATCCTAATATGAAGAGGTAAAGTAGTCGTTTGCTTTATAATTAGAAATCAAAGCCTTTATCCCCTCTTGTTCAACCTAAAgcggagaaagagagttataaagcAGGTTTAtgaaggaaatctcttcacctatttattcaaaaaatcattttgcatataaatataccaaactatttctcataaGAAACCATTGTTCTCAAATAATTACCAAACaatatttatgttttgataaaaataatttttattatttaaaaaaaaaaatgattccaaATAGGGCCTAACTACCCACACTGAGTTAGAAGgttatccctaatttctttaCCTTTTATTCAATATcaagaatttttaatttttttggtgaagta includes the following:
- the LOC122074608 gene encoding ethylene-responsive transcription factor RAP2-13-like, with product MAAAIDIYSNRPVLSDPFREELMKALEPYINSASSASSATPSTSSSSPTPSSSSYPFCSFSSQPQFYPDSCSTSTTQMFSPGFSIEGQFGPEQSGSSIGLNHLNPSQVQQIQAQIQFQHQQQQMAAMAAASIQNQRLRQYQSQQQRTLNFLGPKAIPMKQVGGSLAKPTKLYRGVRQRHWGKWVAEIRLPKNRTRLWLGTFDTAEDAALAYDKAAYKLRGEFARLNFPDLRHQLNVGGEFGDYQPLQSSVDAKLQAICQSLASSQKQGKAGKPAFASEPKEEIDGQSQSQASSTVTTVPQPNMGLDTSSEGEVGFLGMKDCKVEDASSPSSTETEESAGSSSPESDFKFPDFNEPPWDESENFILRKYPSWEIDWEAILS